The DNA region GCCGGTGATCAAGGCGACGCTGCACGAAGCTGAAATGACCCTGCTGATCGCCGTGATTCTGGTGGTGATGGTGGTTTTTCTGTTCCTCGGCAGCTTTCGCGCCTCGCTCATTCCCACGCTGGCGGTTCCGGTGTCGCTGGTCGGCACCTTCGCCATCATGCACCTGTTCGGCTTTTCCCTGAACAATCTGTCGCTGATGGCCCTGATCCTCGCGACCGGGCTTGTGGTCGACGACGCCATCGTGGTGCTGGAAAACATTTCCCGGCACATTCACAACGGCCTGGACCCCATGAAAGCGGCGTTTCTGGGGGCCAAGGAAGTAGGTTTCACCTTGCTGTCGATGAACGTCTCGCTGGTTGCGGTGTTCATTTCCATCCTGTTCATGGGCGGGCTGGTAGAAAGTCTGTTTCGCGAGTTTTCCATCACCTTGTCGGTGGCGATCATCGTCTCGTTGATCGTGTCACTGACGCTGACCCCCATGCTGTGCGCCCGTTGGTTGAAACCCCGTGAAGCCAGCGGCGAGAACGCCTTTCAGCGCTGGAGTGAGAGGGTCAATGACCGCATGGTGGCAGGCTACGACCGTTCGCTGGGCTGGGTGTTTCGCCATCCGCGCCTGACACTCATCAGCCTGCTGATCACCGTCATCGTCAACATCGCGCTGTACGTGGTGGTGCCCAAGACGTTTCTGCCGCAGCAGGACACCGGGCAACTGATGGGTTTCGTCCGTGGCGACGACGGCCTGTCGTTTTCGGTGATGCAGCCGAAGATGGAGCAATTCCGCCGTGCCGTGCTGGCCGACCCTGCAGTAGAGAGCGTTGCCGGGTTCATTGGCGGCAGCAGCGGCACCAACAACGCGTTCATGATCGTGCGTCTGGTGCCAATCGCCGAGCGCAAACTGTCGGCGGAAAAAGTTGTCGAGCGCTTGCGCAAGACCTTGCCGCATGTACCGGGCGGGCGATTGTTCCTGGCGCCGGACCAGGACCTGCAATTGGGCGGGGGGCGCGAGCAGACCAGCTCGCAGTACCAGTACATTGTGCAGAGCGCCGACCTGACCAGCCTGCGCCAGTGGTATCCGAAGATCGTCGCGGCACTCAAGTCGGTCCCCGAGCTGACCGCCATCGATGCCCGGGAAGGGCGCGGAGCCCAGCAAGTGACGCTGGTGGTCAACCGCGACACCGCCAAGCGGCTGGGCATCGACATGAGCATGGTGACTGCGGTACTCAACAATGCCTACAGCCAGCGCCAGGTGTCGACCATTTACGACAGCCTCAATCAGTACAAGGTAGTGATGGAGGTCAATCCCAAATACGCGCAGGACCCGGTGACACTTGAGCAGGTTCAGGTCATCACCGCAGACGGTCAGCGTGTGCCGTTGTCCAGCATTGCCCATTACGAACGCAGTCTGGCCAACGACCGGGTTTCCCATGACGGGCAGTTCGCCGCTGAAAACATCTCCTTTGACCTGGCAGAAGGCGCGAGCCTGGACAAGGCCAACGTCGCCATCGAACGGGCGATCGCGGCCATCGGGCTGCCAGCAGACATCATCACCAAAATGGCAGGCACTGCGGATGCGTTCGCCGCGACCCAGAAAAGCCAGCCCTGGATGATTCTCGGAGCGCTGCTCGCGGTATATCTGGTGCTGGGGATTCTCTATGAAAGCTACATTCACCCGCTGACCATTCTCTCGACCCTGCCATCGGCGGGCGTCGGCGCCTTGCTGACGATCTATGTGGTCGGCAGCGAGTTCAGCCTGATATCCCTGCTGGGACTGTTTCTGCTGATTGGTGTGGTGAAAAAGAACGCCATCATGATGATCGATCTGGCGCTGCACCTTGAGCGCGAGCAGGGCATGGCGCCCGAGGAGTCGATCCGCAATGCCTGTCTGCAGCGTCTGCGGCCCATTCTGATGACCACCATGGCGGCGATTCTCGGTGCCTTGCCACTGCTGCTCAGTACGGCCGAAGGTGCCGAAATGCGCAAGCCGCTGGGCCTGACCATTATTGGCGGCCTGATCTTCAGTCAGATCCTGACGCTTTACACCACGCCTGTGGTTTACCTTTATCTCGATCGTCTGCGCCATCGCTTCAGTAAATGGCGTGGCGTGCGCACTGATGCCGCTCTGGAAACTCCGCTATGACCGAACGCCCGGCTTTCACATCCCGTCCAGAATGGCTGATTCGCCCGCTCGGGCTGGCAGTCTGTATCGCTTTTCTCAGCGCCTGCGCGGTCGGACCGGATTATCAGCGGCCGACCATGGCCGCGCCTGTGCAGTTCAAGGCGGTTCAGGGCTGGCGGGCCGCGACCCCCGGCGACGCAATGGCCAAGGGCGCCTGGTGGCAGGTGTACGGTGACAAGGACCTGAATGCATTGGTCGAGCGTTTGAACACGTCCAACCAGACAGTGGCCCAGTACGAAGCGCAATACCGTCAGGCACAGGCGCTGGTGCGCAGTTCCAGAGCGGCCTTCATGCCGACTCTGGACCTGACGACCGGCAAGACCCGTTCAGGGCAGGGCACCGGAACATCGAACTCCGGGACCAGCGCTTCGGGGATTCGTAACAGCTACAACGCCCAGTTGGGCGTCAGTTGGGAGGCCGACGTCTGGGGCAAACTGCGCCGTGGCCTGGAGGCCGACACCGCGAACGCGCAGGCCAGCCTTGCCGACCTGGCCGCAATGCGCCTGAGCCTGCAATCGGAGCTGGTCCAGAATTACCTGCAATTGCGGGTGATCGACGAACAGAAGCGTTTGCTGGAGTCCACTGTCGATGCCTATCAGCGCTCCCTGACCCTGACCCAGAATCAGTACCGCGCCGGTATTTCCGGACGTGATTCGGTCGCTCAGGCGCAGACCCAGCTGAAAAGCACGCAGGCCGACCTGATTGATCTGGCCTGGCAGCGCGCGCAATACGAGAACGCCATTGCCGTGTTGATGGGCGTGGCACCGGCTGACTTCAACCTGCCGGCCAGCACGACGATTCCGCAGTTGCCGGCTATCCCGCCGGGGCTGCCATCGCAGCTGCTGGAGCGCAGGCCTGATATCGCGGCAGCAGAACGTTCGGTGATGGGCGCCAATGCCAACATCGGGGTCGCCAAGGCGGCTTACTATCCGGACTTCACCCTGAGCATGAGCGGCGGTTACAGCAGCAGTACCTTCGCCAACTGGATCAGCCTGCCTAACCGTTTCTGGTCGGTAGGGCCGCAACTGGCCCTGACCCTGTTCGACGGCGGTCGACGTTCGGCAGAGGTGGAACGTACCGAAGCCTTGTATGACCAGACGGTTGCGCAATACCGTCAAACGGTGCTCGACGGTTTTCAGGAAGTCGAAAACTACCTTATCCAGCTCAAGGTTTATGAAGACGAGGCCGCGGTGCGTCAGGAAGCGCTGGTGTCCGCGCGTGATTCGTTGCGCCTCACCAACAACCAGTACAAGGCTGGTCTGATCGGCTATCTGGACGTCGTCAACGTGCAGGCCACTGCGCTGAGCAATGAGCGAAGTGTGCTCAACGTACTGCAAAGCCGGTTGCTTGCCAGTGTGCAACTGATCGCTGCGCTGGGTGGCGGCTGGGATGCCGAGCGTGATATGACACTGAAGGAGTGAGCCTGCTGAGGCAATAAAGAGCAAGTTTTCTTTATCTATCGCTGATAACTGCAAAATTAATGGCGCACTGCCACCTTTTTCGACCAAGTGCCGCGACATTTGGTAGCTATTGCGTACAATCAGCGCACAAGAACGGCACGGACGCGCTCATTGGGTTTCAGGTGCGTCTATGTTGATTGGCAGTTATATACCCTCGCTTGTCGTTCTTTCCGTTTTCGTTGCGATCCTTGCGTCCTACATCGCATTTGATCTCGCTGGCCGGATCAGCTCTGCCCAAGGGCGGGCGGTGTATGTGTGGATTGTCGGCGGCGCTTTTGCGATGGGTGTCGGCACCTGGTCAACCCACTTCATCGGCATGCTGGCCTTCGTCTTGCCCATCGACCTCGGCTATGACGTGCCACTCCTGCTGATGTCGCTGTCGATCATCGTCCTGGCATCGGGATTCGCCCTGTGGCTGGTTGCACAACCGCAGCTTTCGCTACTGCAACTGAGTCTGGGAGCCGTGCTGCTGGGGCTGGGTATCAGCGCCATGCATTACACCGGCATGGCGGCCATGCGCATGCAGCCCGCTATCGAACACACGCCCGTCCTGTTCGTCCTGTCACTGGTGATCGCCGTTGCAGCGTCGGCGGCGGGTTTGTGGATCGCGTTCCGTCTCCGCCATCACCGGCCTCGCATGTTTCTGGTACGCGCTGGCGCGGCAGTGGTGCTGGGCCTCGCCGTAGTCGGCATGCACTACACCGGCATGGCGGCCGCCAACTTTGCCGAAGGCAGCTTTTGTGGGGCGCTGGTCAACGGGCTGAGCAGTAACGGGCTGGACAGAGTGGTGCTGGTTGCCAGCCTGACGGTCCTGAGCCTCACCCTGTTCGCCTGTATTCTGGATGCTCATCTTGAGGCGCGCACGGCGGTGCTGTCCAACTCTCTGAACCAGGCCAACCAGGAACTCACCCATCTGGCGATGCACGACAACCTCACCGGGCTGCCCAACCGTGTGCTGCTCGCGGAGCGTGTCGAGCAGGCCATGACCAGGGCCGATGAGACGGGCGGTTGTTTTGCCTTGATGTTCATGGACCTGGATGGTTTCAAGCCGGTAAATGACGCATTCGGCCACCACACGGGCGATCTGCTGTTGCGTCAGGTGGCGTTGCGGCTGCGTCAGAACGTGAACCGGCATGACACGCTGGCCAGAGTCGGCGGCGACGAGTTTGTCCTGCTTATCGAGCTTGCCGATCAACAGGACGCGCTGACGGTGGCGAACCGTCAGGTCAGCGAGATCAGCAATCCGTTCCTGATCGGCGAACACCAGTTGCAGATTTCGCTCAGCATCGGCATCTGCATTTATCCAGGCCATGGTGCAACCCAGCACGAACTGTTGGTCAACGCCGATGCAGCCATGTATCACACCAAAGCAGCAGGCAAGAACGGCCACAGTTTTTTTGAAGTATCGATGAACTGCAACGCTCGCAACCAGTTGCAGCTGTCGCAGGATTTGCGCACCGCGCTCAAGCAAAAGCACTTCTGTCTTTATTATCAGCCCAAATTTGACGCTCTGACCGGGCTGCCGATAGGTGCCGAAGCCCTTTTGCGCTGGAATCACCCAGAGCGCGGGGTGCTGGGACCTGATCTGTTCATTGCCATGGCCGAGAAAACCGGACTGATCATTCAGATCGGTGAATGGGTGCTGGACGAAGCCTGCCGGCAGATGCGTGAGTGGTACACCGAGGGGTACTCGCACTGGCGCATTTCAGTCAACCTGTCGGCCTTGCAATTCCGCCACTCCGGTCTGGTTGCCACCGTTGCGGATACCTTGGCCCGTCATCAGTTGCCGGCCAACTGCCTGACGCTGGAAATCACCGAAACCACCGCCATGGATGATGCGGATGCCAGCCTCGGCGTGCTGAACAGGTTGTCAGAGATGGGCCTGGACCTGTCGATCGATGATTTTGGTACGGGTTACTCCAGCCTGATGTACCTCAAACGGCTGCCGGCCAACGAAATCAAGATCGATCGCGGTTTCGTTCGCGATCTGGAACACGACACCGACGATGCGGCCATTGTGTCGGCGATCGTCGCGGTGGGGCAGGCACTGAATTTGCGCATCGTCGCCGAAGGCGTTGAAACCACGCTCCAGCAGCGTTTTCTGACTCACCTGGGATGTGATTCCCTGCAGGGTTTTCTGCTCGGGCACCCGTTGCCTGCACCGCAGTTTCTCGAGGATATCCGCAAGGCCGAGTCGAGAATCGCGCTCAGTGCACAAGAACCGGAGACCAAAGCGTCGGCTTTCTGAAACGCTTCGATGGCGTTGGATCGCAAACGCTGGCACGATCAGTCACCTCTGGCCGCCCTGCGGGTGTCAGGCCCGACTGATTGCCGACTTCCGGAAACATTTACGAGACTGAACATGGAAAAAGTCCTCATCATCACCGGCGGTTCGCGCGGGATCGGCGCAGCGACGGCGCGTCTGGCTGCCAAACATGGTTACCGGATCTGCATCAACTACATGTCCGACCGTGCCTCGGCGGAAAAGACTGCCGCACAGGTCCGGGCGCAGGGTGCGCATGCCATCACGATGCAGGCCGATGTGAGCAACGAGGACGAAATCATCCGTCTGTTCGCCAGAGTCGACTCCGAGCTTGGGCGTGTCACGCATCTGGTCAACAATGCAGGGACACTGGCACAGGCCTCAAGAGTCGAGGACATGTCGGAATTTCGCATGCTCAAGATGATGATGAACAACGTGGTCGGGCCCATGCTGTGCAGTAAGCACGCGCTGCTGCGCATGTTACCGCGACATGGTGGTCACGGCGGCAGCATCGTCAACGTGTCGTCGCTGGCGGCGCGCCTCGGTTCGGCGGGTGAGTACGTCGACTACGCAGCCTCCAAGGGCGCGCTGGACACCTTCACCATCGGGCTTTCCAGGGAAGTGGCCGGGGAGGGCATTCGCGTCAATGCCGTAAGGCCGGGCTTCATTTTTACCGACTTTCATGCCCTGAGCGGCGATCCGCTCCGCGTCAGCAAACTCGAAGGCGCACTGCCCATGGGCCGTGGCGGCACTCCGGAGGAAGTCGCCGAGGCCATCATCTGGTTGCTGTCGGATCAGGCGTCTTATGCGACCGGAACGTTCATTGATGTGGCGGGAGGACGCTGAGGGTATCCAGCTGCGACACGGATAGCTTCAGCGTCAGGTCAGCGCGCGGTCAGACCACCACGGGAGGCTCTTCGGCCGGTGGGTCACCCACTGGCGGGTTTTCCTCAGGCGGATCGATAACCGGCGGCATTGTCGGTGGTGGTTCGTTATCGGGTCTGGGCGGTGTCCCGGGCAGTACCGGATTGTCGATATTCGGATCAGGAGCTACAGGCGGAATGGGCAGGTTCATGGTTTCAGCCTCCTTGTTGGCACTGCGTTCGACCTCTCTGCTTTTGCGATGATTCAATTGATTTGTGGCGTCAGCCGCCTCCGCTGCCAACAGATCACTACCAAAATCGAAGCGCTTTGCTTCATCGCTACCTACTTTGAAATTCAATATTTCATAATTGCAGCGCTTCAGAATCAAGGTGCATCTCCGTTCCGATTACCCGGCTAATCCATGCCTCTGAATCAGTGTGCCGTAGTGCCTCTAGTCCTTGCAGCAAAGGCTCGTCAAGCGACAATTCCTGCGTACGTCTGAGAACAGTCCTGCGTGGTCAACTCAAACATTTCCGGCTGAGCTATGCTCTGATCCGCTTCGCAAGCCGTCATAAAACCTTTGAACTTTCACCCTGATGTCTGCTCGGAATCTAGGCAGCGGAACAGACGAGCCCTCGGGGCTCTGTGGTCGTGCGCTGCCATACCGTCAATTTTTCCATTGCATGGAATGCACAGGAGCGTCCCTGGGGCGTGAGGAGTGATGCTCGATGAATGAACAGCCATACGGTCCGGATTCCCTGGCCACCGATGTACCGCACCCGACCCAACCCTTGTCGCTGACCCAGGCGCTACAGCTGCCACGCATCGTGATCGAAGACACGTTGCCTGTGATAGATGGTGGGATGTTTGCGGCCAAGGCGATCATCGGGCAACCGGTTACAGTCACCAGCAAGGTCTACGCGGACGGCCACGACAAGATGGCCGTCAATGTGCGCTGGCGCGCTGCCGATGAAGAGGTCTGGCAGGTCGCGCCGTTGCACGAGTTGGGCAACGACAGTTGGGTCGGTGAGTTCACCCCGACCTCTGTCAGCCGCTACGTGTTTCAACTTGAAGCCTGGATCGATCAATTTGGCAGCTACTGCTATGAACTGGAAAAAAAGTTCGCGGCAGGTGTGCCCATCGATCTGGAGCTTGAAGAAGGCCGTATTCATCTGACCAAGGCTGCCGAACGCAGTCAGGACGAGCAGCGTCAGCAGATCGAAAGCCTGCTGGAGCGGTTTGGCCGGTCCGACGGCACCGAACAGGTCGCGCTGCTGCTGCACAGCGATACCGTGAGCCTGATGAAACAGGCTGATAATCATGCGTTCCTCAGTCGCAGCCTGGAATACCCGCTGGATGTCGAGCGTGAACTGGCGCAGTTTGCCAGCTGGTACGAGTTGTTTCCTCGCTCGATCACCGATGACAAGGCACGCCACGGCACGTTCAACGACGTTCATTCGCGCTTGCCGATGATTCGCGACATGGGTTTCGACGTGTTGTATTTCCCGCCAATCCATCCTATTGGTCGTGCGCACCGCAAGGGCCCGAACAACTCGTTGACGGCTGGCCAGGATGATCCGGGCAGTCCATACGCAATCGGCAGCGAAGATGGCGGCCATGAAGCCATTCACCCGCAGTTGGGCAGTCTTGAAGACTTCCGCAATCTGGTGAAAGCCGCTGCCGACCATGGCTTGGAAATCGCACTCGATTTCGCGATTCAGTGCTCGCAGGATCATCCGTGGCTCAAGCAGCATCCGGGCTGGTTCTCGTGGCGTCCGGACGGCACCATCCGCTATGCGGAAAACCCGCCGAAAAAGTATCAGGACATCGTCAACGTCGATTTCTACGCGCCGGATGCCATTCCGGGCCTGTGGCTGGAACTGCGGGACATCGTGCTGGGCTGGGTCAAGGAAGGCGTGAAGATTTTCCGCGTCGATAACCCGCACACCAAACCGCTGCCGTTCTGGCAGTGGATGATCGGTGAAGTGCGCAGTCAGCACCCGGAAGTGATGTTCCTCGCTGAAGCTTTCACCAAGCCAGCGATGATGGCGCGTCTGGGCAAGGTGGGTTACACCCAGAGTTACACCTATTTCACATGGCGTAACACCAAGGCCGAGCTGTCTGAATATTTCACCGAGCTTAACGAAGTGCCATGGCGCGATTGCTATCGCCCGAACTTCTTCGTCAACACGCCGGACATCAATCCGCGCTTCCTGCACGAATCGGGACGGCCGGGCTTTCTGATCCGTGCGGCGCTGGCGACCATGGGCTCTGGCCTGTGGGGCATGTATTCAGGTTTCGAGCTGTGCGAAGCGGCGCCGATTCCGGGCAAGGAAGAGTACCTGGACTCGGAGAAGTATGAGATCCGCGTGCGCGACTTCACGGCGCCCGGCAACATCATTGCTGAAATTGCCCAGCTCAATCGTATTCGCAGACAGAACCCTGCCTTGCAGACGCACCTGGGGCTGAAGCTGTACACCGCGTGGAACGACAACATTCTGTACTTCGGCAAACGCAGCGCAGATGGAAGCAACTTCATTCTGGTTGCTATCAATCTCGATCCTCACAACGCACAGGAAGCGGATTTTGAATTGCCGCTTTGGGAGATGGGCCTGCCGGACGACGCCGCGACTTCGGGCGAAGACCTGATGACCGGGCACCGCTGGACCTGGTACGGCAAGTACCAGCATACGCGTCTCGACCCGTCGCAACCGTTTGGAATCTGGCGTATCCAGGCCGCGCAATAACACTCCCAAGGAGTCAGCAATGGCTAAGAAACCCGGTGAAGCGACATTTATCAAAGACCCGCTCTGGTACAAGGATGCGGTGATCTATCAGGTTCACGTGAAGTCGTTCTTCGATGCCAACAACGACGGCATCGGCGACTTTGCGGGGTTGATCGAGAAGCTCGATTACATTGCCGCGCTGGGCGTCAACACCATCTGGCTGTTGCCGTTTTATCCCTCGCCTCGTCGGGATGATGGCTATGACATCTCGGAATACCGCGATGTGCATACCGATTACGGCACCATGGCCGATGCCAAGCGTTTTATTGCTCAGGCTCACAAGCGCGGCTTGCGGGTGATCAGCGAGCTGGTCATCAATCACACCTCCGACCAGCACCCGTGGTTTCAGAAAGCGCGCAATGCCAAACCTGGCTCCAAGGCTCGGGACTTCTATGTCTGGTCGGACACCGATCAGAAGTATGACGGCACGCGCATCATCTTCCTCGACACCGAAACCTCCAACTGGACCTGGGACCCGGTCGCGGGCCAGTATTTCTGGCACCGCTTCTATTCTCATCAGCCAGACCTGAACTTCGACAACCCGCATGTGCTGGAAGCGGTCCTGGAAGTGATGCGTTTCTGGCTGGATCTGGGCATCGATGGGCTGCGTCTGGACGCCATTCCGTACCTGATCGAGCGCGATGGCACCAACAACGAGAACCTGCCGGAAACCCATCAGGTGCTCAAACGTATTCGTGCCGAGATCGACGCGAATTACCCGGACCGCATGCTGCTGGCCGAAGCCAATCAATGGCCAGAGGACACGCAGCTGTACTTCGGTGACAGCAAGGGGCCAGACGGTGACGAATGTCACATGGCCTTTCACTTCCCGCTGATGCCACGCATGTACATGGCGCTGGCGCAGGAAGACCGCTTTCCGATTACCGACATTCTGCGGCAGACCCCGGAAATTCC from Pseudomonas syringae includes:
- a CDS encoding efflux RND transporter permease subunit, which codes for MNLSAPFIRRPVATVLLSLAIMLLGAVSFRLLPVAPLPNMDFPVIVVSASLAGASPEIMASTVATPLERSLGSIAGVNTMTSNSSQGTTRIILQFDLDRDINGAAREVQAAINASRNLLPSGMRSMPTYKKVNPSQAPIMVLSMTSTVLEKGQLYDLASTILSQSLSQVSGVGEVQIGGSSLPAVRIELEPQMLSQYGVSLDDVRTAITGTNVRRPKGFVEDDLHNWQVQANDQLEKAADYAPLIIRYKDGATLRLKDVAKVSDAVEDRYNSGFFNNDQAVLLVVNRQAGANIIETVAQIKAQLPALRAVLPASVRLEIAMDRSPVIKATLHEAEMTLLIAVILVVMVVFLFLGSFRASLIPTLAVPVSLVGTFAIMHLFGFSLNNLSLMALILATGLVVDDAIVVLENISRHIHNGLDPMKAAFLGAKEVGFTLLSMNVSLVAVFISILFMGGLVESLFREFSITLSVAIIVSLIVSLTLTPMLCARWLKPREASGENAFQRWSERVNDRMVAGYDRSLGWVFRHPRLTLISLLITVIVNIALYVVVPKTFLPQQDTGQLMGFVRGDDGLSFSVMQPKMEQFRRAVLADPAVESVAGFIGGSSGTNNAFMIVRLVPIAERKLSAEKVVERLRKTLPHVPGGRLFLAPDQDLQLGGGREQTSSQYQYIVQSADLTSLRQWYPKIVAALKSVPELTAIDAREGRGAQQVTLVVNRDTAKRLGIDMSMVTAVLNNAYSQRQVSTIYDSLNQYKVVMEVNPKYAQDPVTLEQVQVITADGQRVPLSSIAHYERSLANDRVSHDGQFAAENISFDLAEGASLDKANVAIERAIAAIGLPADIITKMAGTADAFAATQKSQPWMILGALLAVYLVLGILYESYIHPLTILSTLPSAGVGALLTIYVVGSEFSLISLLGLFLLIGVVKKNAIMMIDLALHLEREQGMAPEESIRNACLQRLRPILMTTMAAILGALPLLLSTAEGAEMRKPLGLTIIGGLIFSQILTLYTTPVVYLYLDRLRHRFSKWRGVRTDAALETPL
- a CDS encoding efflux transporter outer membrane subunit, coding for MTERPAFTSRPEWLIRPLGLAVCIAFLSACAVGPDYQRPTMAAPVQFKAVQGWRAATPGDAMAKGAWWQVYGDKDLNALVERLNTSNQTVAQYEAQYRQAQALVRSSRAAFMPTLDLTTGKTRSGQGTGTSNSGTSASGIRNSYNAQLGVSWEADVWGKLRRGLEADTANAQASLADLAAMRLSLQSELVQNYLQLRVIDEQKRLLESTVDAYQRSLTLTQNQYRAGISGRDSVAQAQTQLKSTQADLIDLAWQRAQYENAIAVLMGVAPADFNLPASTTIPQLPAIPPGLPSQLLERRPDIAAAERSVMGANANIGVAKAAYYPDFTLSMSGGYSSSTFANWISLPNRFWSVGPQLALTLFDGGRRSAEVERTEALYDQTVAQYRQTVLDGFQEVENYLIQLKVYEDEAAVRQEALVSARDSLRLTNNQYKAGLIGYLDVVNVQATALSNERSVLNVLQSRLLASVQLIAALGGGWDAERDMTLKE
- a CDS encoding putative bifunctional diguanylate cyclase/phosphodiesterase; this translates as MLIGSYIPSLVVLSVFVAILASYIAFDLAGRISSAQGRAVYVWIVGGAFAMGVGTWSTHFIGMLAFVLPIDLGYDVPLLLMSLSIIVLASGFALWLVAQPQLSLLQLSLGAVLLGLGISAMHYTGMAAMRMQPAIEHTPVLFVLSLVIAVAASAAGLWIAFRLRHHRPRMFLVRAGAAVVLGLAVVGMHYTGMAAANFAEGSFCGALVNGLSSNGLDRVVLVASLTVLSLTLFACILDAHLEARTAVLSNSLNQANQELTHLAMHDNLTGLPNRVLLAERVEQAMTRADETGGCFALMFMDLDGFKPVNDAFGHHTGDLLLRQVALRLRQNVNRHDTLARVGGDEFVLLIELADQQDALTVANRQVSEISNPFLIGEHQLQISLSIGICIYPGHGATQHELLVNADAAMYHTKAAGKNGHSFFEVSMNCNARNQLQLSQDLRTALKQKHFCLYYQPKFDALTGLPIGAEALLRWNHPERGVLGPDLFIAMAEKTGLIIQIGEWVLDEACRQMREWYTEGYSHWRISVNLSALQFRHSGLVATVADTLARHQLPANCLTLEITETTAMDDADASLGVLNRLSEMGLDLSIDDFGTGYSSLMYLKRLPANEIKIDRGFVRDLEHDTDDAAIVSAIVAVGQALNLRIVAEGVETTLQQRFLTHLGCDSLQGFLLGHPLPAPQFLEDIRKAESRIALSAQEPETKASAF
- a CDS encoding SDR family oxidoreductase, with amino-acid sequence MEKVLIITGGSRGIGAATARLAAKHGYRICINYMSDRASAEKTAAQVRAQGAHAITMQADVSNEDEIIRLFARVDSELGRVTHLVNNAGTLAQASRVEDMSEFRMLKMMMNNVVGPMLCSKHALLRMLPRHGGHGGSIVNVSSLAARLGSAGEYVDYAASKGALDTFTIGLSREVAGEGIRVNAVRPGFIFTDFHALSGDPLRVSKLEGALPMGRGGTPEEVAEAIIWLLSDQASYATGTFIDVAGGR
- a CDS encoding alpha-1,4-glucan--maltose-1-phosphate maltosyltransferase; amino-acid sequence: MNEQPYGPDSLATDVPHPTQPLSLTQALQLPRIVIEDTLPVIDGGMFAAKAIIGQPVTVTSKVYADGHDKMAVNVRWRAADEEVWQVAPLHELGNDSWVGEFTPTSVSRYVFQLEAWIDQFGSYCYELEKKFAAGVPIDLELEEGRIHLTKAAERSQDEQRQQIESLLERFGRSDGTEQVALLLHSDTVSLMKQADNHAFLSRSLEYPLDVERELAQFASWYELFPRSITDDKARHGTFNDVHSRLPMIRDMGFDVLYFPPIHPIGRAHRKGPNNSLTAGQDDPGSPYAIGSEDGGHEAIHPQLGSLEDFRNLVKAAADHGLEIALDFAIQCSQDHPWLKQHPGWFSWRPDGTIRYAENPPKKYQDIVNVDFYAPDAIPGLWLELRDIVLGWVKEGVKIFRVDNPHTKPLPFWQWMIGEVRSQHPEVMFLAEAFTKPAMMARLGKVGYTQSYTYFTWRNTKAELSEYFTELNEVPWRDCYRPNFFVNTPDINPRFLHESGRPGFLIRAALATMGSGLWGMYSGFELCEAAPIPGKEEYLDSEKYEIRVRDFTAPGNIIAEIAQLNRIRRQNPALQTHLGLKLYTAWNDNILYFGKRSADGSNFILVAINLDPHNAQEADFELPLWEMGLPDDAATSGEDLMTGHRWTWYGKYQHTRLDPSQPFGIWRIQAAQ